The genomic segment cattatgCCAAGAAAGCTATTTTGCTGACATGAAAAAATACGGAACCGCCAACCCTGGGATTTTGGATAAAGCTGGTGGATGACACACTCCCAAGACAGAAACTTACCTACCTGGCCCGAGGATGCCCGGCCAAGTTCGACAAAATATGGAGCTGCTGGCTGACAGTACGAACGAATAGCATAACCCACTAATACCTCAACAAACCCTAGACAAGTAGCTAGGCACCGTTACAAATGAAACTTCTTCAAATGTAAACGCCCACCACTGAGTATTACCATGTATGAGTACCttctttctttcctattttcTTTCACTTCCTCCTTTACTATTCTCTTTTTGTTccaaaattaataaagaaaaactttcaAAAAAGAATCTTTAACTTCCACAGAATAATAAGCTCCATAATAATGGCATAGTAACTTTATTGTTTAGGTTTTAAAGATGTATCTAATACTCAACTTCTTGGTATTACTCAATACTTACTGATCAACAAACTTCTTGTGAGCATTTCCTTAAAGCACTtcttcccattgactcctttcCAGTTTATTTGTTTGGCTACTGCATCTGAGTAAAGCCTTGAAAGTATGTTCCATGTCACTCTTTTGGTGTTTTGACCTCCAACAGCACCCAGAGCAGATAtctgaaaagacaaaaatatattatattgtctgCTCTAATCAAAACGAaaaatttttatataatgtagagaACAGCATATTCCAGGGGCCGTTTTACGGTGAGGACCCTCTCTGACTACAAAAGTAGAGAGAGACATTAGTAAAGTCAAGACgcttttattgtcattacaaCCACATATAGCTGACGCAGTACACAGTGAAATGAAACGTTCCTAAAGGACCCTGATGCTACATACTGTAGACAACATAATTCAGGTCCAGGATCCAATTACAGAGGGAGGTGTTCAGGGCCGGCAGGCTCAATTACTCAATCTGGTGCTGTGGAATGATTGTACTGGATGCTGAACTGAAGTCTATGAACAGCATTCATGTATGTCCAGGTGTGTAAGGGCCAGATGGAAGGTTGTGGCATCATCCATGGAGCAGTTAGGATGATATTCAAACTGCAAGGGGTTCAATGAGCGTGATAGCTGTGTTTTGATTTGTTTCCTGATGAGTCTCTCAAAACACTTCTTCACAGTGGGTGTGAGAGCAAAAGGACGTTAGTAATTGAAGCAGGAAACTGTAGACATCTTCAGCGCAGGGACAACGGTCATTGTCTTGAGGCATGTAGGAACAACAGCGCTGCtcaggaaaatgttaaagatGCTAGCTGTTCTGCACATTCCGTGAACGCTCTGCCAGGAATGTTGTCTGGTCCAGCAGATTTCCATGGGTTAACTCTGCATAGAGTTTGCTTAATGTTTCTTAATGGACAGACTGAGCACCTGATCACTGGAGGGAGGGATGGTCTTGATCACGTTGTTCTCTACCATGAACCGAATGAGTACCAAACTTTATATTAATTGGTGCCCTGTATCTAACACTCTCACCTTAAataatatgtaaccaaaactaagaattaatattaatatttgaggCCAGTATCACTACAACAGGCACAGAACCACTTGAGATAACGTAGGTACAACAACCATAAAGTAGCTTTAGATAATGGGAAAAAACATACCATGTTTTGTTTAGCTTGTGAATTTCTTGAGTCTTTAAGCCATTCCTCAAACTCCTCAACTTCAGGCACAGTGGTCAGGGGGATACTGAtgtctttaggcatttcagcCACAGGAGCCTCTGTCCCCAGTCTTGCAGCAAGATTGTTCACAGCAGCAGCAATCGCCGTTTGCTGTTCCTTCACATAATCCAATAAAGTTAGGATGTGCAGCTGAGCAGCTACAATAAAGGAAAGATTGAAAGTtttcttattatatatcattttgaaaaactggatgtttgaaataaaaaaaaaaaaaaaaaaaaaaagattttaccagAGCATGGAATTGGTCCAGTGCCTGTCTTCCCCAGTCTAAATGTGGGCCTAAAGAAATGCTCATCTGGCAGAGGCGTGGCAGAGATCTGGCCCATAGAGCTTGATGGTGTGTGAGAGACACGTGTTGCAACTTGAGGCCCTGAGCATGGGGAGAGTCATTATTTTTAGCTCACTGACTGTTGATCAAAGATGGCATGCaaagaattattaaaaaatatactatatatatatatatatatatatatatatattaattattataaaaaatacctGAGCAAAAATCATCTTGAAAATGCATCGTATCAAAATGGCCAACAGAGGAGTGGGGCAGAGGACTGGAAGGCATGCAAGATGTACTTAAGGGGGCAGGTGGTGCTGCTGTGAAACATAGGTAtgtcaataacatatttttaagtgaataacaacaaattatgaaaaatttactattataataataaatcctttatgtttatagtttCTATTAATTATGTGCACTTACAACGAACAATGTTCAGCCAAGATCTGTCAGATTCACTCAGCacataaaaacattaactttaCAGTTACATTAACTGCATCAGATCCAGACAAGTACCTTGACTTAAGATAAAATTTGCCACGGCTTGACTGTATATACATGTTCAGTTGTAACATTAAcataacagtattaaaaaactattcaacaaaaatacaagaatatACCAGTAAAATAAGATTCCGTCTGCCTCTGGTCTAGGAGAGGTCTAGCAGTAGTCTGGCAAGCTTCATTGTCAGGAGTAGGGGGAGGAATAGGTGGTACTGGACAAGGGAGGACATTGTGGCATCTCCTCTTTATAGCCATCTCTGGCTCACTGTCAGAGTCTGTATCGCCAAAGATTTGcctaacaaacaaaacaaacaccaACTAATCATAATGTTTGGCAGGGTTAAAACTTAAAGCAATTTGTTAAAGATTAAAACCTAAAAAcactcaaaatacataaaaagacacacaaaatattaaattaacctaCACTATGGAATCTATAGTATGGCTTGTATCAATTGACCCTTTATAGTACTGCAAAATATCCAAACAGTCCATTGCTTCCTTTGGCAATTATAGCAAATTACTTCAAAGCAAAAAAGAGAAGTTTACACTACCTAGCCTTTAAGCTCTATAGTTAAATATTTCTAAACgtattttaaatggtatataGTAGTAGTGGagtaatagtctcagaatatgaaACCTTGGCTTAATTTTTCTCTTCCTAATCACTTCTTCCTCCTCATCTGTTTGTAATTCAGAGGTATTGCAGGTCAGCAAGGCCCTCAGTTTCTGTCTTGCTTTAAGGTAATCACCTGATCagaattcacaaaaaataaataaaattaattaaataaataccctCACTTCTacaatctcaaattgaatctgcaATCCGTCTGTGCCTGTCGCCCATCTGACCCGCATCCGACACATAAATATTACTCCACCTGTTATAGTACATCAAATATTAGCTGTTCATTTAAATTTTCTGTGAAAATCATCAGAACTACCATGCTCAGGGATCATCCGATCATCTCAATCGGAATGCAGTTTATGCATGGAGCGCTCTTCTAACAATCTGATCTGAATCATGTGTGTTAGTGAGGACTAgaattgagaaccactgatctaaagtgGTTTGGCTGTTGTTCTAGACCCACTATTAAGTACTGACTGTTAAATTTGTGTAAATTAATGTGTACAATATagaaatttgaaaccattaataattgaaattaaaaaatttttaagtTTAGTTCacagaaattacaaataaatttcattttatttctaaagcagATTCTTACCTGTTCTTGAATGGACTCGAACATCATATTTTTTCCAGTCTGCTCCTGGCTCTTCACATTTTTGAACAGCTCGGTTTATGCGTTCGTCGCTTCTATAGTTTGGCCACCAAGTGACACCATCTTCAAGCCATGATTCAGATATAATGTTAACAGTGTTTGTTTCTATAAATTCCACAACCAAAAACATCTGAAAAAGAAGTTTTTGCAGAaagtattacatattttaaaagacatacaacattcctttaaca from the Xenopus tropicalis strain Nigerian chromosome 5, UCB_Xtro_10.0, whole genome shotgun sequence genome contains:
- the LOC116410918 gene encoding uncharacterized protein LOC116410918, with the protein product MFLVVEFIETNTVNIISESWLEDGVTWWPNYRSDERINRAVQKCEEPGADWKKYDVRVHSRTGDYLKARQKLRALLTCNTSELQTDEEEEVIRKRKIKPRQIFGDTDSDSEPEMAIKRRCHNVLPCPVPPIPPPTPDNEACQTTARPLLDQRQTESYFTAAPPAPLSTSCMPSSPLPHSSVGHFDTMHFQDDFCSGPQVATRVSHTPSSSMGQISATPLPDEHFFRPTFRLGKTGTGPIPCSAAQLHILTLLDYVKEQQTAIAAAVNNLAARLGTEAPVAEMPKDISIPLTTVPEVEEFEEWLKDSRNSQAKQNMISALGAVGGQNTKRVTWNILSRLYSDAVAKQINWKGVNGKKCFKEMLTRSLLIRAVRKNQSSTNAADSEIDSYAIRWFNLAPDRGGGRKERSRVKEALTEMAHGN